Below is a genomic region from Anoplopoma fimbria isolate UVic2021 breed Golden Eagle Sablefish chromosome 20, Afim_UVic_2022, whole genome shotgun sequence.
TACTGATTGTTTTCATAGATTTACtgagttgttttttcatttaagatGTTGCTATATCCGCCTAATTTGGAAGCTGTTGgttattaaatatgatttatccGTCTGTCTGgttatatttccatttaaaagtCCATTCTTGACCTTTGAACAATGAGGAAAAGAAACGTTTGGAAATAACTGAAAGGGTTAGTTGGGATTTTTTGAGGTGGAACTGTATGTTTACTCCCGTGTTCCGCAAAATctaattactgtttttgtcaatgaagTCTGGTTGGTTACGGATTTCCAAGTCAAAGCAGCGTTGGATGGGAGCggcagaaaaacatattttaagcACCTGAAATAATCattatcagtttaagtgtacgctatattaaGCATGTTTTTCCATCTGTTAGTTAAttagtgttattgtgtgactttctaTAAATCACTGACTATAAggataaatgtatatataagtTAAATGTCTTAAAGCAGAAACCTTCATCAGCTCATGTTGGAAAAAGGTTTGAGAAGtgttttggaaaagaaaaaccttttgaCACTAAAACATATGTACTCTGACTAAATGTTTGGAtctaaatacataaagaaaaccACTTGGAAGctacagacataaaaacataacataaaatatcacGACAAACAATTAATtcacatacaaaaaatataaaaatacaaaatatctgGTTGGAGGGTGTTTTATACTCTGGTGGTCTATTATTCAGGTCACCATGTCACTGTTTACACACTTTTTCATTTGCAATCTGTTGAtctgtttctttctcactctctctctccacacacacacacacacacacacacacacacacacacacacacacacacacacacacacacacacacacacacacacacacacactctcacgcaTGTAAACAAAGACTCAGGCGTCTGATTGGCTGTGATAGTAGCTGCTTGCTGCTTGATCTCCAGGCTCTCTGTTGTTATTTCATGGCAACAAGCCACACCCTGCTGTGACCCTGATCCactgtatcacacacacacacacacacacacacacacacacacacacacacacacacacacacacacacacacacacacacacacacacacacacacacaccacatggGGATCAGGGGATCCTTGGAAAGCATCAACAAACAGAGCTCATTTCAATTTaaggaaaaagaggaaggagaaggagaagaaataaattaatctgcagcttcagcagcaaaaactcaaacaggaagcagaaaaCAATCTCCATGTTGTAATGTCACGTAATCCTAACCAAACCTTAACTTTAGATCggcaaaaatgttctttttttaatgatcatttGCTAGTTTTGGAAAGCAATAACAAGGATAAAGACCCAGTAGTGTTCTATTTAAAcctactgtgtgtttgtgtttctgttatcATAGTGCAGCCATAAAATAATGTAGTGAAATGTGATGAAGTCCCAATAAAGCGGCAGTTTCAGCAATAAACCCATGTcttcatatctgtgtgtgtgtgtgtgttgaagttatgttttgaatgtgttaTATAACAACGTCCAATAAACCACAGCATGTCCAGCGGTGTTGTTTTAACCCTGAGGGTGTTTGTTCTGTCTGAAATATTAACCTCTAGTCCGTCAAACGCTGATTgtgtacaaatgtttttttacagccgAGCTCAAATATTAGCTCATTCAAGTTTCacaactgaagaaaaacaaatgcttaACTTCATAACATCACTATCTTCTTTATGGCTGTTAATGAATCAACTTTTACTCCAGCTGAAAACTTATTTTACAGCGTTTCCAGTTAAGACATAGTGAAACCAACTAAACGGCTTTCAGCTGATTATAAACACACTTTAAAgctataaaagtaaaatataaactttaatgttttacCAGTGTTGCAGTATCAGCTTTACTTCTGGATGTAATAAAGTTCATTCAGGAATAATGGCCTCAGTCTGATTTGCATGACATGAATAGGCCAGCAAACTCGTAGTTATTTCACCTCAGCAGTCCATTAGTTTGTTCCATTATTTGCAGCGACGTGTTTTCAAATTAAGGAAGATGTTTCCTTAATTTGCCGTACGTTTGAGCTCTCAGGGCCACCGTATTTTTTAGCGTATGAGCCAACTTTGGAATGAATGAGACGCCATCTTTGAACACGCCATCCACTTCCTAATGTCGTATTTATAACAGGTCTGTTACATTTGATCTCACAGGTGTTTCTGTGCTTTTTGTTGACTCATTGTAAAACTATTCTGGATGCCGGTGAAGCACCTGAACGCACCGCCACTCttctgtaaacaacaacaacagtttgaTGATTCAGAGTCAGGTTTCACATTCACCTctaacaaagacaaacaaagatgtGAGTCAGCCGTTAGGAAACATCCTTCCTCCTGGTTGTGTTGTTGCTCTCTGGCGCAACAATCAAACGTGTCCCTGGAGGAAGGCCGTGTGTTAGGAACTAATGGTTCCTCTGGGAACCGgccaggtctgtgtgtgttggtcggAGCTGGATTCAGCTGATGAATCAGCATGACAGATGTTTATGAGTATTCATGTTTTCACTTCCTTTATTTTAAAGCTAAGCTTCCACACAGTCGGACATGATTGACCTGCGCGTCCACACGTTGTCGACATACCTCAGATACTTGTAGAGGAGAGAGTCAGCGTTCCAGGAGCACGAGAAACGTATCGCctggttttaaaaacaaagctggCGGAGTGAAAAACACTCCACCCAGGAGCTCCATCTGGGATCCAGTCACTTGATAAATTGCTCAGATTCAGAAATCTGTCTCACAAACAAAGCTGTCTACTCAGCAAAacgttaaacacacacacacacacacacacacacacacacacacacacacacacacacacacacacacacacacacacacacacacacacataagacaATGTTATGTAACTCCGGTCGGGGGTCTGAGTTCGTTGTACATTCAGAGAATCAGTAACGTGAAGCGTTCGGGTCTCAGCAGGAGTTTACAAACTTTCATTACATAATCTCTGTTTATCAATCCCACAATGCcacagtggtggaggaggaactACTTTTCTCTCCTGCAGCTCAGGTCAGCCCATGTTCACACACATGGCGTCTCCACGGCGTCCAGACGTGTCGGATTGTGTTATTGTCAAAGCGTGAAGAGGTGATTGCTTCAGTGTGACCTGCTGTGAAGCAGAGAGGAACAATGTGTTTACTTCTTGTGCTACAGAAGTAATAAATCAACTGTTCATGTCAAAACAAGACTCATATCTAGCTAAAGTTAGCAAACATCACTTGGTTTTGATACCAAACCAAGTGAGACTCTGACTgactattttttattcattgtatCCTGATTCAAGTGGTTCGTATGCACTTCAGTTgatattttaacccaaacaaccatcttgttctgttgcctaaacataactgttgtttcctgtgaaaatggaagtttattttgaaaagactgtatgcataacgagcagaaattgacacgtgttgctggacttttgtaaaACGCAAAATAATGAGGTGTAACATTTCATCAGATACCATTTGACTTGTATGAGGAAACGTTGGGTTGGTCCCGTGAAGCTTTAATACAATAGTCAATTCATCAAACAAGACGGCAACTATTTTTGCGGTTGACGATCGCAATCAAATgttgtaattaaaaataaaagaaagggaTACAACCACAGCCATGTTAGTAAGTACATGTACACAGTTTAATACATGGAAGTGTACTAACAGAAGTATCTGAATGGAGACACAGCACGTAGTTATATCTGGGGTCAAGAGGAGGCATGTTTTAACCTTTAAGTGAGAAAACAGAAACTCAATTCTTTGGTACACATCAGCTGACTGGCCCTCCGTCATGTTCAGGAACATGTTCGAACAGCAACAATAACTTCATCTATTCAGTTTTCTGTTAATAATTGAGACTGTGATTCATGTTTCTGCTTTCACAACACCGGCCTGCAGGCTCACAGCAAAGCAACAAATAAATCCTTTGATATTACTTCCTGCCATGTGCAACCTCCTCACATTCCTGTGAGGGAGAGCGAGgggtgtgtctctgtctctctctctctctctctctctttgaatgGGAGAAACAAACTCGATGAACCCAAAGCTTCTGGCAGACCTCCAACTGCTATCAAAGTTGATCCTCTGGGCTGTAAAAGgcctgttttcttttctgctcGCTCTCCATTCAGCTCCGGCTTCAGTGGCACCACGGAACGTATGGATGGTCCAGAATAATGAGCTTAAATGGAAAGTTTTAAAGGATTTGTGGCGACCGTGCAGGATCCACATTCAAAGACACACCTCCCAAATTAACCACAGAGCCCAAAACGTCATGCAGCTGGAAATAAACGGTGGAAATGGCTTCCCCCCTGGTAAGAGGATAAGGCTGTATATAGTCAATATTTCTCTTCCTGTCAACAAAACTCATGTGCTGCTCAACACTCAACCCcatctgacttcctgtttgtggctctcagctccaatcccattggttcctactgaagatgcTAGTCTCAAATTTCatgttaaataaagtcaaacaaacagagggtaataatgtatttgttggggactatttccagcggcggatgaatccacatttggtgttCTAGTGAGTTTTTGtttgtgggattgagtcaaaataaactacagtgtgttgatgatgatgaatgaacacAGTGATGCTTATTGGctaagaggaagaagagatatcaggttaacatttttattgtgagacgttagcatttagcacaaCTGTGGCTAAGTAAAGCCCACAGACTGTTATCAGAAGTGGCAgtgtcatcgtgacgtcactcattggtttgtggactttttgaagcctcaagtcaGATGATTTTGCGGTCGCCATGTTATTTTTTACGCtgccagtgaacaggaagtgaccactgaggaggagtgacgtaaagACGTCGTATACgcctctggtgtggacctgtcaatcagtgtgtagccccgccctaaagcatcccctgctttatggtctgtttgactctaaatggagcatcatttactaaatgaacatcatgctgtattgaagaagacttgaaactagagattgagaccataaactcatgtttacaatgtttactgagggaataaatcaagagagaagtagagtcattttctcatagacttctatacaaccagaggagtcgccccctggtggacaggagagagaatgcagctttaggacATTGATTTAACTTTTAAGAACCAGAGGTTGACATCTACACTTCACTCTcatttaaactattaaaaaagtGGTTGCATGCTGCTAAAACATGCTCTGATCAGAGCTTTACAACTTCCTGGTTTGTATTTCAACACCAACTGGACGACTATTGTTGGTCTGAATGTGTCTCTAAATACAGAAGAGCCTCCACAGCTGTGAGTGAGTCCTTCAGGACCGGAGCCTGACCTATGACCCCCCAGCAGAGCAGTGTTTTCTATAAGTGTTGTCATTCGTAAGGTTTATTAATCTCCTCTTTAGTTCCATTGACGTCCTTgtttatctcacacacactgagggaTTACAGAAGGTCtcaaacatacataaacaaagaaagaggatgaggtcacaaacacacacacacacacacacacacacacacacacacacacacacacacacacacacacacacacacacacacacacacacacacacacacacacacggcgtTCCTGTTGTGATGGTGGGAACCTGtgagagcagctgctgctgttgcagaCAAACAGGAATTGTATTTGCGGGCACCGCTGACTCACGAACAGGAAAACATGAAAGACTGAGGAAGTGTGTGACCTGCTTTCTGCCAGCTCACTTCCTCGTGTTGTAGACCGActtttgtaaaaacacaaatatgcagctGTGGGAGTTGGACTGTAGATGTTCTTGGACAGTGTGAAGATGTTTTTGCAGGGTTCTTAATCCCAAATTCTTTTAATTTTACTCTTATCTTGTTAAAGATATGCTGAATGTTGACACACTGAACAGGGCGTGGACACATTAACAGGAACGCCTTAGTTTATTACAGCAGCTAAAGAGTTTGTGTTCTTCCATTCTTCAGACTCTGGCTGGGAGGTTGTGGTTCGATAAGGGGCCCTTTCACTTGTTGTGtctaaaaaactgtaaaacctGCTGCTTTCTTTCTAGTGATGACATTGGTGACGATAGAGTTGTGGTTATTTAACAGTAACCCTCACTgcctaaactaaacaaaaataaatggatcTCCAGCACCATAAATCCCTCACAGGAGCTCTACTGTCTGATTTGTCTGACAGTTTGTCTGACATTTCCAACTGCATGTTTTCCTACGTCTTGCAACAGCGAAGATGAAGAAGTAAAATATTCTGTGGGACGGATAATAAAGCTCCGGTTAGTCCTGAACTAAAATGATTAACTTCTCCTCCATGAATTTGTCGTAGACTGAAGAAAGAACAAATATCTGccagctctgattggttgttcctCGTCACCTGACTGCAGCGTTCTAAAAGTTTGTTAAAAATTGGCTCGTGGCGCAGTCGTCACGCCGTGAAAAAGAGGCGCTTGAGAACGCTTGAGATCACGTGAGAATGCATGGAAATGCACTAGAACGCGTGGGAACGCATGAGAACCCTTGCGAACACTTGAGCATGCGTACGCTTGAGAACGTTTGAGAATACATTGGAACGCTTGAGCACGATTGAGAGCGCTTGAGAACACGTGGGAACGCAGGAGAAAGCTTGAGAACACTTAAGAACACTTGAGAATGGTTGCTCACAACGTCACGTCACGCCAAAAAAGCGAATTAGGTGggtttccatcaactggtttggtGCCAATAAACTCTGCTACGGCGTAGTTTGGTCTTGAGGTGGCGCTATAAACTATGTATGGCAGTAATCTGCCagtaaacagaagaagaagtagagttTAAGAACCAGCAACAAAATAAGTCGGCCATCTAAACATCTATCAGGAATTTGTTTCAGGGCAAGTTCAAATTTGACCTTCATGTCATTGAGTACTGATCATGTTACATTCTGTctggagacaaagaaaatataaatatatatccagAAATACAacgacagcagaaacagctgatcagtcatgtggGTTAAATGTTCGCTACATCAGAACTTATTCTGTAAAGGCATTTCAATAACCCAATTAAGCATTTCAACTCTTTTTCaactatgttgaatacacttcctgtaagttgctttggataaaagcgtctgctaaatgcctgtaatgtaatgtaaagacgAAAACCACCTCAAGCGagtgtaaacttttttttcacatttgaggAAGTTTGATCAAATTTAGCCGTTACCATCCAGCTTTTCTAATGAAATACTTCAATCAAAATACTtgttaaaaaattcaaaataggTGGCGAAATGACTTCTGGTTCAAGTTAAACTTCAGAGACAAAAAGTTAATTCTTCATCTGTTTGTAATCTTTAACATGTGTAACCTTTAAGGTTCTATGTATGTCAAACACAGAGGACAGCAGCTGTAACAATGTAGAGTGAAACTaactattaaatatattaattcaCCTATATGGTACTTTTGCAGTAACATGTACAAAAGGTGCTGTTAAATgaagtttgatttattaatactattttcattcagcacaaaaaaaacagaaggagaaCAGAAACCAACCACACCCCTgcgaaaaaaacaatttttcacACATTTGGATTGAATCTAATCTGAAATGCTCTACAATGACACCATGTATATGTACACAGTGGGGTGTATgcatagtaataataaaactgCTTATTTTCCCCCTGTTGtctgaagtgtttgttttccgTCTCAGGATGTGGTGACGGTTTATCTTGCTTTCACATAATGGTATCACTCCCCAACTGCCACGACCTCACTGGATTCCAGTATGActggactgctgctgctgccattgAGACTCACAGGAAGCCTGAACCGAGCGCTCTGATTGGCCGGCGTGCCACGTGTTGTTGGTGATAGTAGCTCCTTGTATGGTCACGAGGGCCCTCTCTCTGACTGGAGCATCAGGTTTAGCCCGGCTGCTGTTTCTcagaaacagaaatgtacaCGGTGTTctcccacagacacacacacacacacacacacacacacacacacacacacacacacacacacacacacacacacacacacacacacacacacacacacacacacacacacacacacacacacacacacactattgtcGTTGTGTCCATGCTGGAtgccagcagcagctccacacGTTTACACATCCATGTATTTGGACATAGTTTAGAGCCTTTCACACACTGCTCTTGGTGTCAGGCCGTATATGTTTCATTTGTATTACATCACATGTATTCAGTGTGCAGAGATGTGTGTTTTAACATGTGTGTGATTTGAATAGATATGATTGTTTAGACAAAGAAATCATCATAAttgatgatatatattattgtgCATATTAATACATCCTAACGCATATTCTTTTACCTATAATATGCTGTGActgcaaatgttttatcatcctgtttcacattttaatagtatttttagtagctgtgatatatatatatatatatatatatatatatatatatatatattttacatacaagGTGTAAATAGCTACATATTCTATTGTCACTGGTACCAGTATTTGTGaccatatatatacatgtatgtatatagcttattacatacatacataagcTTATTACCATGGAATTAATACCATGGAGAAgccttattattatttgataaagtatattttacatGGCAATATGGCTAAAATTCCTGCACAGAATTAATTgcactgttatttatttatttctgtgcatTGTGATGGTTGTCAACATATATATgcaaagatgtgtttttatcattttattctatttattgtttgttttgctggacagacagcagcagacagtTATGACTTATGTAATGTCCCATTTGAACGGACCGAACCAACTCAGCGTGGTCGGGGGGGGACAAAAAAACCGGACccttgttttaaaaacagcacaaatataataaaaaaatttatGCGTggttaaatgtgtgtgagtgaattaAGTTTGAATGTGATGATAATTAACTACATGGGTGAAGTGATGCCGTGTTGGTGTGTTCTGGTTTTGGTGACACCCCCCCTGTTATTCTAGAACATGGTACAGTCCACACCGCGTCATCCATTGTTTACAAATCCACCCTGGTTGTGCGGCGCAGGGACcgcgcaccgcaccgcaccgggAGGACGGACAGCACGCACCGCCAGCATGCCGTGTCGGAAGGAGGACTACATCTTTCTGGAGCAGTCCGTGTCCGTGGACTCTAAGGAGGTGGACGCGCTGGTGAGCCGCATCGGGGAGGCGCTGCAGCTGCACGGCGGCGGAGGAAGCGTGGCCGGAACCCCGCAACAGAGACGCTGCGGGAGGCTGCGGGgccacggaggaggaggaggaggaggagggagaggagggagaggggctCCCTACTGCATGTccgggaggaagaggagggtggaggtggacgTGGAGGAGCACGACCCGCACCGGCTgctgcaggagctgctgctgtccgGGAACCTGGTGAAGGAGGCCGTGAGGAGGCTGCAGTTCTCCCCCGCAGACTGTGCGGGCTGTGCGGGGGCAGAGCCGAGCTGAGAGGAGcagggctggaggaggaggaggtgtaacggactggaggaggaggaggaggtggaggaggaggtggtggagttTATTCATGGAACCCTTTATTCTGTCTGATCTGTTGGGGTTAACATGACacacatcagagagagagagagtgtgtgtgtgtgtgtgtgtgtgtgtgtgtgtgtgtgtgtgtgtgtgtgtgtgtgtgtgtgtgtgagagtgaatgtgtgtgtgtgtgtgtgtgtgtgtgtgtgtgtgtgtgtgtgtgtgtgtgtgtgtgtgtgtgtgagtgagagagagagtgtgagtgtgtgtgtgtgtgtgtgtgtgtgtgtgtgtgtgtgtgtgagagagatgtgtgtgtgtgtgtgtgagagagtgtgtgtgtgtgtgtgtgtgtgtactgtgtgtgtgtgtgtgtgtgagtgtgtgtgtgtgtgtgtgtgtgtgtgtgtgtgtgtgtgtgtgtgtgagtgagagagagagtgtgtgtgtgagagtatgtgtgtgtgtgtgtgtgtgtgtgtgtactgtgtgtgtgtgtgtgtgtgagtgtgagagagtgtgtgtgtgttactgtgtgtgtgtgtgtgtgttactgtgtgtgtgtgtgtgtgagagagagagttagtgtgtgtgtgtgttgtgtgtgttactgtgtgtgtgtgtgtgtgtgtgtgtgtgtgtgtgtgtgtgtgtgtgtgtgtgtgtgtgtgtgtgtgtgtgtgtgtgtgaacaatgGACAGGATATGAATGGTTGAGTCAAAGCTTGTTCATTTCTTATTCACTGCATTACGTTCTAAAGGGGGTGAGTTAGTGGATCCTTTTGTTTACAATCtaatgcccccccccctttatTCTCATTTGATTTCATCTTCTTCAGAGGGTTGTAGAATAAGTGACATGAGCTggtacacatatatatatatttttttaaaggacacaCAGCTCCTCTGTCAGAAGCAGCCCCCCCGCGCTCCTCTGCTAGATTATCTGAATTCGACGGGGAACATCAGATGAAACACGCCCTTTTCCCACAGGGCTTTGGTTGATGTTTAGCCGTTTGTCTGTGATGTTTTGCGGGTCGGCTGTCACGTGACAACACTTCTGTGGTGCTCTCACTTTTTGGAATTCCTACCGAGgagttctgtttgttttttgtatcgGTTTCTTCtctgtgtaaaagaaaaatcaccacGACTGCTTCGTACCGAAGTATCTGATAATGTTCCTGAGTATTCAgggcctttttttgtttgtcttaataaactcatttttgtttttccaaaccTCTGtagagtttgtgttttttgtgaggAGTTTGTTCTACATGCGGCCTCTGGGCTTTGAGTGTGTGGACAACGTGGTGGCGAAGGACACATGCTCATTATCGGCCTATAAATACCCCCCagcacccccctcctcctgctggatCACAGCAGGCGGACATGACACCGGCggtgaaaaacatgttttgctcCAGTGGCGGAGCGCTGAGCCGGACAAGGTCTCACACTTTGTTTACGGCGGCTCCCTCTGCTGTCGCTGCTCCGACACTGAGAGAGTTTGTGTCgtcatcagcagatggagctgACATCATGTTTTGTGTCTGGGTGGATGTTTGACCTTCAGGTGATCACAGGTGGAGACTAAACTCTGCTGAGTCAGAGCTTCACTCCTCTGAATAACGTCTAAATCAGAATTCCCTCCATTAATCAAGAAAACCCTTTAAATGTAGAAAAGATGTCACTTTTTGTCTCCCTCTACAGTTCAAAAATGAGGCTATTTTAAATGTAGTATTCAGGGCAACTAACTATTAATGTCATTGCATACGCAATACGAAATGTTATGTGCTTTACATTACAAATTAAGGACAGAAAGTAAAGAGAAAAGACACTGATAATTAAGTCAAACTAGTAGAAAATGTCCATCAAAAGCTCCCAGAGCTCCAAAGGGACATCTTcagatgtgttgttttgtctcacCAGCAGCACAAATCCCAAATTAATCTGcttaataaagataaaagataCAGAAAAGCAGCTACGCAACAGTGATTGAGCCGATGGTCCACAGATGAAAGTATTGCAGTATTTATATAGTTGCAGTATTCGCGTGTCCCGGACAAAAATCCTGGTTTACAGTTTTTCTACATTCTGAAAAATAGTATGTTTGTTTGGAGTTTCAGACTCGGACAAAGACTAATGAAGTCTGAGCATGATTCCCCTGCTTCAGCACCGccagtgttttctttcatttcaattatatttttgcagtttgtaCAAGTACAGCTGAAACGATTAGTCCACACTTAGCCGGTGGCCAGAAATGTTATCAACAACTAATTTGATgatcatttttatgtaaaaatatttgttggTTTAATGCTTTTCCTTTGAAAGATGTAAAcagttttaa
It encodes:
- the gbp gene encoding glycogen synthase kinase binding protein; its protein translation is MPCRKEDYIFLEQSVSVDSKEVDALVSRIGEALQLHGGGGSVAGTPQQRRCGRLRGHGGGGGGGGRGGRGAPYCMSGRKRRVEVDVEEHDPHRLLQELLLSGNLVKEAVRRLQFSPADCAGCAGAEPS